In Cucurbita pepo subsp. pepo cultivar mu-cu-16 chromosome LG04, ASM280686v2, whole genome shotgun sequence, the following are encoded in one genomic region:
- the LOC111792787 gene encoding 4-hydroxy-3-methylbut-2-enyl diphosphate reductase, chloroplastic-like: protein MVFSLQLYHLATRTDAALPESFAGVRSVRCRKPLSVRCDGDSSSSSSSLVAAYSKFDAKVFRKNLTRSENYNRKGFGYKDETLALMNREYTSDIIKTLKENGFEYRWGNVTVKLAEAYGFCWGVERAVQIAYEARKQFPDEKIWLQTESWGVS, encoded by the exons ATGGTTTTCTCTCTGCAACTCTATCATCTTGCAACGCGCACTGATGCCGCCTTGCCGGAGAGTTTCGCCGGAGTTCGGTCAGTCCGGTGCAGGAAGCCTCTGTCCGTGAGATGCGATGgcgattcttcttcttcttcttcctctttggtGGCTGCTTATTCCAAATTTGACGCGAAGGTGTTCCGGAAGAACTTGACGAGGAGCGAGAATTATAATCGCAAAGGGTTTGGTTACAAGGACGAGACTCTGGCGCTCATGAATCGCGAGTATACGA GTGATATCATAAAGACtctcaaagaaaatggatttgAATATAGGTGGGGAAATGTTACTGTAAAACTGGCGGAAGCATATGGATTTTGTTGGGGAGTTGAGCGAGCAGTCCAGATTGCTTATGAAGCGAGAAAACAATTTCCTGATGAGAAAATATGGTTACAAACTGAAT CATGGGGAGTTAGTTGA